One Candidatus Nitrotoga arctica genomic window, TTATTAATAAGCACGAGAAAGCGGCGGAAAGCCTGCCACAATGAAAGCTGTCCGCATGGGCGCCCCCCACCCATGCACCACGATGAAACCGCTTACTTTTGCCCTGTTGCGCCAGTTGGTGGACCGGAAATTCCATTCTGGGGAAATGCTGGCGCAGCGTTTGGGCATATCGCGCGCCAGTGTGAGCAATGCCTTGCATGGGGTAGAAGATTATGGCTTGGCTTTATATAGCGTACCCGGTCGTGGCTATTGTCTGAGCAATCCGCCGCAATGGCTGGATGCTGCGCTTATTGTTCACCATCTAGGTGGGCAGGCGGGACAATACCAGATTGAAATTTTTGACAGCCTGCCCTCCAGTAATACTCTGCTGTTACAGCGCGCAGCGCAGGGCGCACCCAGCGGCAACGTGCTGGCAGTGGAACTGCAAAGCGGCGGACGGGGGCGATTGGGGCGGTCATGGCATTCCGGCTTGGGCAACGCGCTCACGTTCTCACTGTTGTGGCGTTTTGAGCTTGATTTATCAGCACTGTCTGGTTTGAGCTTGGCCGTCGGAGTGGCGTTGATCCGTGCGTTGCACGCGCTTGGCATGGTAAACGCACGGCTTAAATGGCCCAATGATGTGCTGGGTAGTAACGACGGTAAACTAGCCGGCATTCTGCTGGAGGCACAGGGTGATATGTTGGGGCCAAGCGCGGTAGTGATTGGCATTGGCCTCAACCTGTCCACGCCTAAACACCTATTGCCGCAGATTGATCAACCGGTGTCGAGCCTGGAAGACATGGTAGCTGGCATGCCGGGAATTAATGTGCCGGAACGCAACTACTTATTCGCGGTAATTTTACGTGAGTTGCAGGCAATACTTTATGAATTTGCCAGTAATGGTTTTGCGGCACTGCGTGCGGAATGGGAAAGTCATCACGCTTTGCACAACCAGACGGTACGGCTATTGTTGCCAGATGGCAGAACTGAAATTGGCATCGCGCGAGGCGTAACCGAGAATGGCGCGCTTATTCTGGAAACGGTGGGCGGAATGCAAGTCTTTAATGCGGGAGAGATTGGTTTGCGTGCATCATGAGAATGTTACTGATTGATGCCGGTAATAGCCGTGTCAAGTGGGCCATGGTAGAAGGTGGCATGGGGTTGCGGCAAAATGTGCTTGAAAATACGCATGCGCCCGCATTGAGCGTGGCATTCTCGGAATTGCCACCGCCGGACAGAATTCTCATATCCAATGTTGCTGGTGAGAATATGGCGCAACTGCTATCGGCAGCCTGTGCCGCTTGGCAGTGTCCCATTGAGTTCATCGTAGCCCGAGTAAGGCAATGTGGCGTGCGTAACTTGTATGAACACCCTGCCCAGCTTGGCAGTGACCGCTGGGCGGCGCTAATCGCAGCCTGGCATCAAGAGCGCGCATCCTGTCTGGTGGTAAATTGCGGCACAGCAACTACGGTGGATGCACTGTCTGCCGAGGGCGAATTTTTGGGTGGGCTAATCCTGCCAGGTGTGGACATGATGCAAAGTAGTTTGGCCGCAGGCGCTGCCCAATTAGTACAGGCCGAGGGTGTCTGGCGCGAATTTCCGCGCAATACTGCCGATGCCACGTTTAGTGGCTCAATCCAGGCGACAATTGGCGCTATCCGTTTGCAGTTCAAGGCATTAGCAGTACGTGGGGACGTGCGCTGCCTGTTAAGCGGTGGCGCAGCGGATAAGGTACAGTTGCATCTCAAGTTGCCGTCGGTGCGGGTGGATAATCTGGTATTGCGTGGCTTGCAAATTATTGCGCAGGAAAATCTATCTTGAACGCGTTAATCTTTTAGCTGCCGGTCTCTCTGGCGAATATATTTTCAGGTTTAAAAATAAAATAAAAAATGAGGTAACGATGAAGTGGCTATTCTGGTTATTGCTGCTGGCAAATTTGATGTTTTTTTCATTTATTCAATGGGGTGAAATATTGACAGTTGAAAATAAAAATTTGAAGCATCAACCGTCGCTGAATGTGGAGAAGATCAAGTTACTGGATGCGCCAAATGTAGCGCCGGCAACTTCGTTGTCTTCTTCTGTTGTATTGGCAACATCGCAGGATCAGCGAGCATTTACTGATGTTTGTCTGGAATGGGGAGAGTTTTCCGGCACCGACAGCGTACGTGCCACGGCAGCGTTAACCACATTGAAACTGACGGATAAATTGACCCAGCGACAGACTGAATATGCGATTGGTTATTGGGTATACCTGCCACCCGCACAAACCCGTGCGGAAATGGATAAAAATATCGCCGAACTCAAGACACATAATGTTAAGGACTATTTTACCGTGCAGGATGCCGGACCATGGAAGAACGCTATTTCGCTGGGCGTATTCAAGACAGACAAGGCAGCGCGTAAAGCTTTTGATAGCTTCCGGGCAAAAGGCGTTAAAACTGCCGTGATGGGAGAGCTCATGAGCAAGTTCAAACTTACGGTGTTTGTGCTGAAATCCCCGGACGTAGCGGCAATTGAGAAAATGGTAACATTGCAACAGAAGTTCGCCGGCAGCGGGGTACATTTGGTGGCTTGTGATCAGCATTAAGACCAATGTGCAAGTACTAGCGCAATTGACAAGCAGCAGTTAAATCTGGAAAATGCCGCGCTCTTCGTGGCAATTTAGGGCGGCTTGACTAAAGCGACGACACGATTCAGGTGATATAGCTCAGATGGTTAGAGCGCAGCACTCATAACGCTGAGGTCGGTGGTTCAACTCCACCTATCACCACCAATAAGTAGTATAAAGCAGTGCAAGCAAGTCCAACAAACCCGCGTCAATCCTAGTGATTCGCGGGTTTTTTGCTTTACCGCGTCCATTCTCGTATATTGCAATCTTGAGCGCACAGGGGGCACAATTATCGTGTTTATGCCCCCAATAAAATTTTATGCCCCCAGCGAGGTGATGACGTGAAGCTATCGGATGCAGCGGCAAGAAAAGCAAAGCCTGAAGCGAAGGCCTACAAAATGGCAGATGGGGGCGGCATGTATCTTGAGGTTATGCCGACGGGATCAAAATACTGGCGGCTCAAATATCGTTTTGGCGGCAAGGAGAAGCGCCTGGCCTTCGGCGTATATCCAGATGTAAGCCTGGCCCAAGCCCGTGAACGTCGCGGTGATGCGCGCAAGTTACTGGCGAATGACATAGACCCCGGCATAGTGAAGCAGGCGCAAAAGGCAACCAAATTAGAGCTGGCGGAAAACAGTTTTGAAGTGATTGCCCGCGAGTGGTTTGTGCGCCATACCCCCAATTGGAAAGAAAATCATTCGAGCAAGATTATCGCGAGACTGGAAAAAGATGTTTTTCCATGGATCGGTGCGCGGCCTATTGCCGAGATTGCCGCACCTGCATTACTGGCAACGATGCGCCGAATAGAAGCCCGTGGCGCACTGGAAACGGCACACCGCGCCCTTGCCTGTTGCGGGCAGATATTTCGCTATGCCGTATCAACTGGACGCGCTGAGCGTGATCCTACAGGCGACCTGCGCGGCTCACTTCCCCCGGTGAAAAGAGATAAGCACTTTGCCGCGATAACCGAACCCAAAAAAGTGGGCGAACTGATGCGCGACATTGATGGCTATCAAGGATCGTACATTGTCAAAAGCGCATTTAAGCTATCCCCCCTGCTATTCGTGCGACCCGGAGAGTTACGCAAGATGGAGTGGAAAGACTTGAACCTGGATGCGGCTGAGTGGTGTTACTTCATCACCAAAACAGAAACACAACACATAGTCCCGCTGGCACGTCAGGCCGTCGAAGTTCTGCGCGAAATCCAACCGCTGACCGGGCGCGGCAAATATGTATTCCACGGCGAACGCGACCACGACAGGCCAATGAGTGACAACGCGATTAGATCGGCACTACGACGCATGGGGTGGGCGAATGACGAAATGACACCCCACGGTTTCAGGGCAATGGCCTCCACTATTCTGGACAATATGGGATATAAGCAAGAATGGTTAGAGCGACAGCTTGCCCATGAAGAGCCGAACAAGGTTAAAGCCGCTTACAAGCGCGATGCGTGGCGCATGTACCTACCTGAACGCACAGCCATGATGCAGGCGTGGGCGGACTATCTGGACAAGCTGAAAGCTGGCGCGGTTGTAATCCCGCTGCGCGCATAATTCGAGTTATCCACGCCTAGCCAGACGGGGCGTATGCATGGAAACCTTTCCATGCTGATCCGGCATCTATCAATGGAAATTTAAAGAAGCGGGTTTAACTATGAGCAATGCAACGATTAAAAATTCCAAAAAATTTGTTAATGGAAATACCCAAGAGTTTATTAATACAGAGTTTATAAAAATCCAAGAATATATTAAGAAAAAGATTGATTCGCAAGCGAGTAGATTCGAGGATGCACTCATTCATTACGGTTATGTAGAAGCGGATATTGTGGAATCGGCTGTAATAACTATAGAAAAAGGGATGACCAAACAGGATTTCAATGATGCTTTTATGAGATGGGTGCATCAGGATGAGTTGAGGGCTTTATTATGTGTATCGCACTCTATGCACAATCGCAGCAAAAAACGATTTCA contains:
- a CDS encoding biotin--[acetyl-CoA-carboxylase] ligase, giving the protein MGAPHPCTTMKPLTFALLRQLVDRKFHSGEMLAQRLGISRASVSNALHGVEDYGLALYSVPGRGYCLSNPPQWLDAALIVHHLGGQAGQYQIEIFDSLPSSNTLLLQRAAQGAPSGNVLAVELQSGGRGRLGRSWHSGLGNALTFSLLWRFELDLSALSGLSLAVGVALIRALHALGMVNARLKWPNDVLGSNDGKLAGILLEAQGDMLGPSAVVIGIGLNLSTPKHLLPQIDQPVSSLEDMVAGMPGINVPERNYLFAVILRELQAILYEFASNGFAALRAEWESHHALHNQTVRLLLPDGRTEIGIARGVTENGALILETVGGMQVFNAGEIGLRAS
- a CDS encoding type III pantothenate kinase, with product MRMLLIDAGNSRVKWAMVEGGMGLRQNVLENTHAPALSVAFSELPPPDRILISNVAGENMAQLLSAACAAWQCPIEFIVARVRQCGVRNLYEHPAQLGSDRWAALIAAWHQERASCLVVNCGTATTVDALSAEGEFLGGLILPGVDMMQSSLAAGAAQLVQAEGVWREFPRNTADATFSGSIQATIGAIRLQFKALAVRGDVRCLLSGGAADKVQLHLKLPSVRVDNLVLRGLQIIAQENLS
- a CDS encoding tyrosine-type recombinase/integrase — encoded protein: MKLSDAAARKAKPEAKAYKMADGGGMYLEVMPTGSKYWRLKYRFGGKEKRLAFGVYPDVSLAQARERRGDARKLLANDIDPGIVKQAQKATKLELAENSFEVIAREWFVRHTPNWKENHSSKIIARLEKDVFPWIGARPIAEIAAPALLATMRRIEARGALETAHRALACCGQIFRYAVSTGRAERDPTGDLRGSLPPVKRDKHFAAITEPKKVGELMRDIDGYQGSYIVKSAFKLSPLLFVRPGELRKMEWKDLNLDAAEWCYFITKTETQHIVPLARQAVEVLREIQPLTGRGKYVFHGERDHDRPMSDNAIRSALRRMGWANDEMTPHGFRAMASTILDNMGYKQEWLERQLAHEEPNKVKAAYKRDAWRMYLPERTAMMQAWADYLDKLKAGAVVIPLRA